ttcgagcctcctgaaggacgttcgcgcctaaattttttaacattgatttttttctgaaacttttaccactgtaagatgatgagttagttatgtcagaaatgtaaaaaaaatggggggtcaccgacttcgttttggagagaacatgcccagAAAAACActcaaaatgtgacaaaatcgggcttcgttagcgaataaggccagtgtctgtaaacccaaatatattgcaattaaatctttgaagtgaaatcttctctgccaaatattgtttaagtggacctataaagtgaatttagtcaactggtgaggttccttaaagatcaagttcgcatttagcgaccacagtttcacgcgctttgcagccgcaagatggcaggatttgatgtcccgtgagcagaaatctcgaattttttttaacttcccacattgattttttgttcgtttttggacaacgtggaggtaattgtaaataaaatccgtttctggaaagaaaaataggggtcaccgaacgtccaagaccattaaatccaggcaaagctatagcaatggccttttgccctatcatttctcattttattacttagcgcgcgcgctcgtgtatgaagtggcgtgtgcatttgcgtgcgcagtaaggatgcgcagaaacaattggcgcgaacgtccttaagggcgtttgcgctaattgtttgtgcccAACGTTACTGCgtaggtaacgcgactgtagtATGTCACGcgttacttcgagcattagtgaagttaaggttttaaaacctttgcaaaaaccgtggacgataagtcttgcccAGCATTGGATCAGTGAAGATCGtcatcagtcaaaattgatttaaaaatatttaggaaagtcaagtagactactgcgcgactgatattcgcgttgttttatcagtcgtgcgctagtctacttgactttcataaatatttttcaagcattagttaaaataacacggcgacaaaaacgccagggaaaaaattccaggccggcaaaagaatggcacatttatttccgaatcatcacgAAACGTTAAAGAGGAGTTAGCGGGAGGATGGAAttgctctggaaaaggtagctgatcgagtaatggctgaaagtttggaaaactcgaggacgaaccgttgcgaaaatttaatggggctgttttttaaatattttattaccgtacgaacttaagttcaaaatgaatgcatgtttttgaagttcgttcctttactttcgtgaaaatagagcagtattttcgtcctcgtccgcttgaatagtgcggacctgcgtagAAACAAACAACGATTACATTTCACAAAagccacactccagaagatgagcatgacggcaatggagagatattctacaaaacactaaccaaatgaagatgacgcctgcttaaaacttcgtcgctatgctcgagaaagtttttttttccggaaaaaaacatttcatccCTTCAatgatcgatcctctcttgggttccagtcttTCCCCGACAGGTAAGTAagtgagtaagtaagtaagtaagtaagtaagtaagtaagtaagtaagtaagtaagtaagtaagtaagtaagtaagtaagtaagtaagtaagtaagtacggtaagtaagtaagtaagtaagtaagtaagtaagtaagtaaaaggtTTATTTCACAACAATTCCACGTGGTGGCTCTTCGTTTGTGAAAAAACTAAttatctaaattaaaaatttataatctACAATTCCCATCGTAAGAAAttatcattttctttcctcgtgccatcgaattcaaatagtggttgcaacggacagagcttacgaaaacgctcgtcgaggatgaattctactgtttacgacattcCTAGCGGAATTCAATTATCcaaaaatcccacccctaaaaatctatgcacggaaaccttcactctaacagtttatttttatgattttcgatggatgagcagataggctacatctcgctattatgaccgatttctcgaaattaaggcatttttccactgccattttctctgACACAAAGGCGTTGACCACCaaattttttcccattttttggaGTAAGCGCTTTATGACccaactctaggcgagaaatgaagaaaatctcaccgtaggaagattttggagCAAACGTCCAAAATAACactaggccacttcggaaaataccataatactctttgtttgtccccccaaattttgcataagcattgttcttgttttctcttgggaccattgtaagtcccaagagaaactggaaacaatgcttatacaaaatttgggggaacaaacaaagagtattatggtattttccgaagtggcctattgcaaGAAGCGTGGAGAAGAGCGCGCTTCTTTTTCGACCCCTAAGTTTAGTATGCAGAGCAAAATATCAAGGAAGAACGAATTCGTGCCCCGGGGGATTAATTAAGTCATAAACAATTTCTACCCAACATGTTattcaaaggaaatttgaaagtttaTTATAAAGCGCGACaacttgttattacaaagtgtgaCAGCATAATTAGTTACAAGGTGCGACaacttgttattacaaagtgcgacagctatcttattacaaagtgcgacaagtgttattacaaaTTGCGACAGTTTTatacaaagtgcgacaggtattaAAAAGTACgatgattattattacaaaatgtgACAGAACAACGTGCCTTCAAATATAATGTATAATCTAATGATAAACGCGCCCCTTTACAACTactgaatgaagggggtagtttctaaagaaactgtggtgctgcgtcggtggggaagtagtatacaaaaatttggttttatcaaccgagttgataatgtaaattggccaccagacagagattctaaaggctgacgtttcgagcgttagcccttcgccagagcgaatcgaggaattatgggttaggtatagtttttatagtagagtaggagctacgctattggtggtaacatgtgaaaaataggaatatattaaatatattagttaaatgaaaagcgttctttaataccgtgaggattaagggtgccgattcggaagatgaatttttgttccagattcttgcggctttccgtcgtacctagatgtagggaaaggccgcaaatagccatgtgttttttggagtggttagggagattaaaatgacgagcgactggcttagatgcatctttctcattcttctcaacatcgcgaaggtgttcgcggaatcggtcacctagtcgtctacctgtctcgccaatgtataatttattgcataacgtacaggttatgcaataaatgacatttgcggaggtacatgtgaaacgatcggtgatcttaacagatcgcttaggtctagcaagatatcgggaccaaGCAGAGGTAACTGGGAAACAACTGTTTCAATTGACTCAACAGCAGTATAATCCTGGCCGCACTCAGAACTCCTCTCTGGCAATTCTGCAGCGCAAGACTCTTCTAATTTCTCATCCTCGATGTTCGTCTTATTATCCTGGGGCCTTACCCAGGATAAGAGTGACTTCTGCTTTAATTTTCggggttttttttaattactgaAGGACATACATTGCTGAGTTTGGATCATGTTTCAAAGACAAATGCAGTAATGAAGAAATTGAGTCGCCTGGATGTCAAGACGGTTTGACACATTTATATTTTTGTCACATTTCTCGTTTGCTGTAATTTTTAGCTGGTTTTTTCTGTGGTTTTGTATCACCGgataaaagaagtaaaaatatGAGCTAAGGAAATGGTACTGTAATTATCGTTTATTAGGAAGGATTCTATCCGGAATTATTGACATCCTGTTGTTTCAGACTTCCTGAAGAAGAAATtctattttcaacattttatacTTGTGTTTTTACTTTTTGGGGGAAAAAGGGGAGGGGCACGGGGCCCCCCGGCCCCTCCCCTTGCTAGGGCCCTGCTTGCTAACCTGTACACTGTTCCACATTCACTACTTGGCTCATAGAGCCCTTTGATTTAAGTCTCGGGGTGACATTTATGTACTGAAAGAAATAAAGTGACGAAGTATGAAATTCCCATGGAGTTTGAGCTCGCGAAATGAAATGTGTTCCTTTGCGATGGAAAAAGAATGAGGTTTCAATGATTTCAAATGTAATAGTATGAGATAATCGAAACGTTGTTCATGTCTCTTTAATTTACATTGTCTTGCAAAGCAACTCAACGAAATTCTTACACTGAGGACTGAACTAAGCGTCATTTCAACATTGTTTGCCATTCTTTTTGAAGTTGTCACTTCTTTGGtacttcttcaattctcttttAAAGTCTTTTTTCATAACAGCATAAACTATCGGATTAAATGCCGAATTTAAGACAAAAAGAAGGTGAACAACATTTACCAAGGCCTCCGACACGACACATAGCttaaaaaagatgcaaaaaCATTTGTAATTAATTCCAATAtgacacaaaataaaaaacgaaataatgaaCACGATCAGTTTTAACGAAGACGATTTTCTTTCCGTTTGCCTCTTACTTTCTGTGTTTTCTTGAATTTGGAAATTAAATCTTATCTGGTTGATAATGGCTCTATCTGTTAGTGAAATTTCCTTGGCTATCATGGACAGACGAGCGATGACATACACAAATATGATACAAGGAATAAGCTGGAACATTACAATCCTGACAACTTCAAAGGAATAAGTAAACGATTCGCTACCGTTGCTGTAAGTAAAAAGTGAAGGTACGGTGAAGAAAATCAATGGTAAGACCCATGCAAGAATAAGCATGACGCTAAATCGACGCAGCGACATGAAGATGCTGTATTTTAGAGGCATCGTTATTGCTATGTATCTATCCGCAGTCAGAACGCACAAGTTTGCAGATGACAAATACACGAAAGTATAGCTGACTTTGAACCATATTCCTGTGTGGTCAATGGGGAACTCTTCAACGAATCTTGAAGCGCAAATCCCTGGAAAATATGTCAATCCAACAAACAAATCTGCCAGTGCGAGAGACACGCCAAACCAGTTGCTTGTATTGTGTAGCCGAGGCTTCGTGATGACCAAGTACACAACCATGGAGTTTCCAAGAATGGTTACTATGGTAAAGAGCGAACCAAGAACTGCAAACCACATGCCTGGCTTACTTGATGCAGTTCAGTTTCAAGTATATGCAAGTGTCAATAGATATATATGGAGCGGTTGgttgacaatttttaactggATAAAAGCTCAGCACGAGGAATTATATAGCAAATtcacatacatatacatacgTAGGATGACATAATGTTAACTTTTTTAATCCGCTAATTAtcaattttaatgaaaatgcGAGTCAACACATAGTTAATTGAGGTAACATCTAGAAACATCTGTGACTCGACTAAAATTTCAGCTTCTGCAAACCAAATGAACTTTTATAATTCCAAAAAACATTAAACGCCTTTTTGGTTGTTGGCAATAAACGCCCCAAAGTACTCTTAGCAATTCAATGagcattttccttttaaatacATTTCAGTTCTGGTGAGTTTTTTAATAAATGGTGCCAGATGTTCCCCTCTTATATAAACAAAACAGGAATAATCTTTTTAATAAGGAATAAGCGTTTAAACAGTGGACCCCGATTCTGGACAGGTCAGCGTTGACTTTAATGTAATTTGGCAACACCTCCGAAAAAAAAATGCCAGGCTTAAATCCCAAAAGATACAAACAAATAAGCTTATATAAAAAAGGAGAATGTCAGTTTGACACAAATTAACCTAAATGCAGAAGTCTTTAGATTTAATTTATCGAATGGACAAGGATGTTTgtgaaaatgacaatttcaaaTGCTTCAATTATCTGCGGAAACTTCACTAcgaagcaggggcacccaacgtcaattttcggaaaatatctgttcggaagacgatttgagatctagaattttcggaacatatgttgtaaaatttcttgcttgcctacctgtcctaggattttcgaacatctaaaaagtggtataattgcccaattttgacggatttttaccctaaaaaggtcagctagaattttcgggagcccttcttctggctgaaattttcgaaaaggtaacttttgatccctataattttcggatcactagacttttagctacgaaatccgaacagatgaaaaatttttaggggataaaaatatgcctatatctgccgtttaaatacgaaaatacgtttaacaatgctatgtttaagtggttttgaactatattctcgttgggtgcccctgacaaaggttatttgaatttctgaaaatactccgaaactaagggtgcgttcgattgaccttattccggaataggaatacatggaatagaagttagaaatcctttgctTTTACGTAGatttacattaaaattgtcaaacatgacatgatctgctaaaatgctattttaacatatttttattatccttattcggcttcaaaacgccaaacataccgttttaaattatgtctctacgtattcttattccggaatagggtcaatcgaacgcaccctaaattaACCAACATAAcgaatgggtttatcaactgggttgatatggtaaatttaCCACCGTAGCCGCGTCAGCCATTCGTCCGGCAGAGCcactttctttaaaaactaaccCTCTTTAACCAACATAATGACTTGTTCACCTATCATCACCGAAGTAACTGTTTAGTATAGATAGgtgcatggggccgagtaaatcACACGTATTTCCAGAAGTTGcagaaattgcccgagtcgcgcagcgatgAGGGCTATTTCCGGCTTCaatttctgaaaattttacGAGGAAACATACGATTCCTTGTTTATAATAAGAACGGAAAaaatttgcatttacttcaatTTCGCAGGAAGCCATTTAGCGTCCATAGGGAGTTTAAAATTAAGCAAATTAAGACGACGGCAACGCATCAACAACGCAAGAATATGCATGCAGCACGAatttcgtttcctttttttgccgtactccaccaaaaaacaacgtgaaatcaccaaaatttatttttttgacgACAACGGGAGCATATAACAACGATCagttcattttctatttttactttgcAACCGTTCGTACCTTtgcaaggtgaacaagacggaataatagCGAATACTTGCGATAGTACAAAATTAtatttggagtgacgttttcgttgcccaTTTTCGAAATCCCTGCTAACTCCCTAACGATCCCGAAACTCCCGAACTCCCTAACGAACTGTAAAACGCACGAATCAGCTCAATAAAATGTCAAATAACAACGCCAAAGCAATGAAACCAGCCCTGCTAAGAAACCATTTACcactcaagtgtattaaggttTGACCAGCCTAATTCTTATgcatatttttctttaaacaacGGGTGACTTTACTTCTTCTACTCGACTTGAGTGCTGCTTTTGACATTGTGGATTATGGTACGCTGCTACGGCGATTGAAAAACTGCTTTGGTATCCAAGGCAAGGTCCTCTCATGGTTCCAATCTTATCTGTCTGGTCGTTCTCAGTGCATTTCGATCGGTACACAGTGCACTCTCAAGAAGTTTTCAACTCTACACCAGTAGATTGTTTCAGATTGTTCAGGCCGGCGCATCTGCTTAACGTTCAttgttttgcagacgatacTCAATTATATATTTCCTTCTGTGTCAATGACGCTATTAATGAGCTTTCTGCCTTAAATGCTATGGAGTCCTGTGTTGATGATATTCGTTCGTGGATGTTAACCGACAGTCTTAAGCTCAATGATAACAAATCTGAATTTCTGTCATAGGAACACCTCAGCAGTTGGCTAAAGTTAACACTCATTGCATACGAGTGGGTGATTGCAACGTCTCAGCAGTCTACTCTGCTAGAAACCTCGGCTCTTGGTTAGACACAAAACTGTCAATGGCTACCCACATCACGAAATTGTCTGGTTCTTGTTTTTATTATCTCTATAATATTCAATCTCACCCATagattgtaaagcgcatttgaatatattaatatattaatattaatagaaatgcgctatataaattcattaccattaccattacctaTAGACGGTGCGCTGAGACTCTTGTGCATGCATTTGTGTCAGCTAGGATTGACTATTGTAACAGTATTTTGTATGGTATTCCTGACTATCACTTGAAAAAGCTTCAAAGAATACAGAATGCTGCTGCCAGACTGGTTTGCCAACAGAGTCGATATTGCCATATCACACTCCTACTTTTTAATTTGCATTGGCTACCAGTTAAATTCCgaattgtttttaatattcttttaatTACATTCAAGGCTCTTAAAGGTTTAGCACCTACATATGTAGCCTCGTTAATTTCCATTAAGTCACCTCTACGGTATAATCTAAGGAGCTCTCGTGACAGTCTCCTCCTTAGTTGCcctaaaaagttgtttaaagTTACTCTTGGTGATCGCTCTTTTACATATGCGGCGCCAAATCTTTGGAACGCTCTTCCTCGGAACATTAGGTTTGAAAGCACTGTTGCTGGCTTCTCAGACCAAACTTAAGACACATTTATTTCGTGAAGCGTTTTCATAGTCGACttaatgttat
This is a stretch of genomic DNA from Montipora foliosa isolate CH-2021 unplaced genomic scaffold, ASM3666993v2 scaffold_400, whole genome shotgun sequence. It encodes these proteins:
- the LOC137987976 gene encoding octopamine receptor beta-1R-like, whose product is MWFAVLGSLFTIVTILGNSMVVYLVITKPRLHNTSNWFGVSLALADLFVGLTYFPGICASRFVEEFPIDHTGIWFKVSYTFVYLSSANLCVLTADRYIAITMPLKYSIFMSLRRFSVMLILAWVLPLIFFTVPSLFTYSNGSESFTYSFEVVRIVMFQLIPCIIFVYVIARLSMIAKEISLTDRAIINQIRFNFQIQENTESKRQTERKSSSLKLIVFIISFFILCHIGINYKCFCIFFKLCVVSEALVNVVHLLFVLNSAFNPIVYAVMKKDFKRELKKYQRSDNFKKNGKQC